A genomic window from Gossypium hirsutum isolate 1008001.06 chromosome D12, Gossypium_hirsutum_v2.1, whole genome shotgun sequence includes:
- the LOC107943217 gene encoding pectinesterase inhibitor encodes MKPIAKNVALALSFFISLSFFPIINTAVTNPLLTETCQKVKNKDLCTSSLGAEHATQDAKDVAALALIAINVASNHGVNASVYIKKQLLDGKILEPTTEQNFEDCSENFDDAMQELDDALAVTLSRDFKQVKIELESAIDDADTCISVLNQKAGKDKELYEKTNHFRQLVSNAYDIANILAPK; translated from the coding sequence ATGAAGCCTATCGCAAAGAACGTTGCATTGGCTttatctttcttcatttccctctCTTTCTTCCCCATTATAAATACTGCTGTTACCAATCCCTTACTCACTGAAACCTGTCAAAAGGTAAAGAACAAGGATCTTTGCACCTCAAGCCTTGGGGCCGAACATGCCACCCAAGACGCAAAAGATGTAGCCGCCCTCGCATTGATAGCTATCAACGTTGCTTCCAACCATGGCGTCAACGCTTCCGTCTACATCAAGAAGCAGCTCCTTGACGGTAAAATTTTGGAACCTACAACGGAGCAGAACTTTGAAGATTGCTCGGAAAATTTCGACGACGCAATGCAGGAGCTTGACGATGCGCTGGCAGTCACACTGTCGAGGGATTTCAAACAAGTGAAAATCGAGTTGGAAAGCGCCATAGACGATGCCGACACCTGCATCTCCGTGCTGAATCAAAAAGCAGGAAAAGACAAGGAACTGTATGAAAAGACTAATCACTTTCGCCAACTAGTCAGCAATGCCTACGACATTGCCAATATTTTGGCTCCAAAATAA